A window from Chlamydia gallinacea 08-1274/3 encodes these proteins:
- a CDS encoding RluA family pseudouridine synthase has product MKSLCFTVDETTANRLDKFLVSQQGQYSRTFYQHHIENQCVQVNGRVQTKTSTQVVAGDSVVITLCEKEELLELTPEAIPLDKVYEDNQILVINKPRDMVVHPAPGHTHATVVHALLHEIGERLKQEFPEEPWRPGIIHRLDKDTSGLLITAKTRQAKAIYSELFSKKQIKKVYVAICIGKPTQTTIRTKLARHPKKRKEITIASAGKDAVTHCEILAFNEKLSLVLLYPETGRTHQLRVHMKYINTPILGDPVYGLPSINKSYHLDKQQLHAYSLEFIHPQTHEPLKLTTPLPCDMKLLIKKEFQDINSNTNKQLFEFFNKN; this is encoded by the coding sequence ATGAAATCCCTTTGCTTTACTGTTGATGAGACTACCGCAAATCGCCTAGATAAATTTCTAGTTTCTCAGCAAGGACAGTATTCAAGAACTTTTTATCAACACCACATTGAAAACCAATGCGTTCAAGTGAATGGACGTGTGCAAACAAAAACTTCTACACAAGTGGTTGCTGGAGATTCTGTGGTGATTACCCTTTGTGAAAAAGAAGAGCTTCTTGAACTTACTCCAGAAGCCATTCCCCTAGATAAAGTGTATGAAGATAATCAGATCTTAGTAATTAATAAACCTCGGGATATGGTCGTGCATCCGGCTCCAGGCCATACCCATGCTACCGTAGTACATGCTTTACTTCATGAAATCGGGGAAAGACTAAAACAAGAGTTTCCTGAAGAACCTTGGCGACCAGGAATTATTCATCGTTTAGACAAAGATACTTCAGGATTATTAATTACAGCAAAAACACGCCAAGCAAAAGCTATTTACAGTGAGTTATTTTCAAAGAAACAAATAAAAAAAGTTTATGTTGCCATTTGCATAGGGAAGCCAACACAAACAACAATTCGTACAAAATTAGCTCGCCACCCTAAGAAAAGAAAAGAAATTACCATCGCTTCTGCAGGAAAAGATGCAGTTACTCACTGTGAAATACTTGCTTTTAATGAGAAGCTTAGCCTTGTTCTTCTCTATCCAGAAACAGGACGCACCCACCAATTACGCGTACATATGAAATACATAAATACACCTATTTTAGGCGATCCCGTTTATGGACTTCCATCTATCAACAAAAGTTACCATCTTGACAAACAACAATTACATGCCTATAGCCTAGAGTTTATTCATCCACAAACTCATGAACCCTTAAAACTCACTACGCCGCTGCCTTGCGATATGAAACTCTTAATAAAAAAAGAATTCCAAGATATTAATAGTAATACTAACAAACAATTATTTGAATTTTTTAACAAAAACTAA
- a CDS encoding DNA gyrase subunit A has protein sequence MHDISDLLKNHFMHYASYVILERAIPHILDGLKPVQRRLLWTLFQMDDGKMHKVANIAGRTMALHPHGDAPIIEALVVLANKGYLLDTQGNFGNPLTGDPHAAARYIEARLSPLAKEILFNTDLMSFHDSYDGREKEPDILPAKLPLLLLHGVEGIAVGMTTKIFPHNLCEVIEAQIAILNNHSHVLLPDFSSGGIMDASEYHDGLGSITLYALIEAINDKTLIIKEICPSTTTETVIRSIEHAAKRGVIKIDSIQDFSTSTPHIEIKLAKGVYAKEAIEALFQHTECRVTLTSKPTAIDNNAPREASISEILQRHTETLVGYLQKELHILQETLAQEHYHKTLEYLFIKHRLYDQVREHLAHLGKKISQEDVHHTVVSSLEPFLSNSNYASPSKEATAQLASLAIKKILCFNEQHYTKDLANLEKKQTAVEKNLNNMKKFTIKYLKDLLDKYKHLGTRKTQILASPEQKQAFLQQKVVCK, from the coding sequence ATGCACGACATTTCTGATCTTTTAAAAAATCATTTTATGCACTATGCATCCTATGTGATTTTAGAGAGAGCTATCCCCCACATTCTTGATGGCTTAAAACCGGTACAACGACGATTACTCTGGACTTTATTCCAGATGGATGATGGGAAAATGCATAAAGTTGCCAATATTGCGGGCAGGACAATGGCCCTACATCCTCATGGAGATGCTCCTATTATTGAAGCCCTCGTTGTATTAGCTAACAAAGGCTATTTACTTGACACTCAAGGTAATTTTGGGAATCCCCTTACGGGAGATCCTCACGCAGCAGCACGGTATATTGAAGCTCGGCTCAGCCCCTTAGCAAAAGAGATCCTCTTCAATACAGATCTCATGTCTTTCCATGATTCCTATGATGGAAGAGAAAAAGAACCCGATATCCTTCCTGCAAAACTCCCTTTGTTATTACTACATGGTGTTGAAGGTATTGCCGTTGGCATGACAACAAAGATTTTTCCTCATAATTTATGTGAAGTTATCGAAGCACAAATAGCAATTTTAAATAACCATTCACATGTTCTCCTTCCTGATTTCTCCTCGGGGGGGATCATGGACGCTTCTGAATACCATGATGGTTTAGGTTCTATAACCTTGTATGCTTTGATTGAAGCTATAAATGATAAAACACTCATTATCAAAGAAATCTGCCCTTCAACAACAACAGAAACAGTAATTCGTTCTATAGAACATGCTGCAAAACGTGGTGTAATCAAAATAGATTCCATCCAAGATTTCTCCACGAGTACACCTCATATAGAAATCAAGCTGGCTAAAGGTGTCTACGCTAAAGAAGCTATAGAAGCTTTATTTCAACATACAGAATGCCGAGTCACTCTCACATCAAAGCCCACAGCTATTGATAATAATGCGCCCCGAGAAGCTTCAATTTCTGAAATTTTACAACGCCATACAGAAACTTTAGTAGGCTATTTACAAAAAGAATTGCATATTCTTCAAGAAACACTAGCACAAGAACATTATCATAAAACCTTAGAATATCTCTTCATTAAGCATCGCTTGTATGATCAAGTACGTGAACACCTTGCGCATCTGGGGAAGAAAATTTCTCAGGAGGATGTACATCATACTGTGGTTTCTTCTTTAGAACCTTTTCTTTCTAATTCTAACTATGCCTCTCCTAGTAAAGAAGCAACAGCACAATTAGCATCACTAGCTATTAAAAAAATTCTTTGTTTTAATGAGCAGCATTACACCAAAGATTTAGCCAACTTAGAGAAAAAGCAAACTGCTGTAGAAAAAAATCTTAACAACATGAAGAAATTCACTATAAAATATTTAAAAGACCTTCTAGACAAATACAAGCATTTAGGAACAAGGAAAACACAAATTTTAGCTTCCCCTGAGCAGAAGCAAGCCTTTCTACAACAAAAAGTTGTCTGCAAATAA
- a CDS encoding toprim domain-containing protein: protein MALYTEASIVSLASLDHIRLRAGMYIGRLGDGSQAEDGIYTLFKEVMDNAIDEFIMGHGDTITVTLDPHSITIRDRGRGIPLGKMIDCVSKINTGAKYTQDVFHFSVGLNGVGLKAVNALSEKFIVRSVRKKKYHYAVFCKGVLQDTRQGSTKDPDGTEITFSPDSTIFHAFSFNHEFLKHKIRRYTYLNPGLKIVLNDEIFLSHKGLQDLFHEEISDTALYPPLTFQHSTLSFLFTHVETHNERYFSFVNGQETLDGGTHLTAFKEGIAKGINEYFNKNFISNDIREGLIGCIAIKIASPIFESQTKNKLGNTHIRTDIIKDVKTAIIQELKKHPVSAERLIEKIKLNEKTRKNMLFIKQELKEKQKKLHYKIPKLRDCKFHYMENSLYGEASSIFITEGESASASILASRNPLTQAVFALRGKPLNVFSIEEEKIYKNDELFYLATALGITKNTRNLRYNRIILATDADVDGMHIRNLLITFFLKTFLPIVENNHVFILETPLFKVRYKDTTRYCYTEQEKLQIIQQFKKKETSLEITRFKGLGEISPHEFKTFIGTDMRLTPVTITSKESLGPLVQFYMGKNTKERKQFIMDNLITHF from the coding sequence ATGGCACTCTATACTGAAGCTAGCATTGTTTCCCTAGCATCTTTGGATCATATTCGTTTGCGCGCGGGCATGTATATAGGCAGATTGGGAGATGGTTCGCAAGCTGAAGATGGTATTTATACCTTATTTAAAGAGGTTATGGATAATGCTATCGATGAATTTATCATGGGTCATGGCGATACCATCACGGTTACCCTGGATCCACATTCCATAACTATCCGTGATCGAGGCCGCGGAATTCCTCTAGGGAAAATGATTGATTGTGTATCTAAAATCAATACGGGAGCTAAATATACACAAGATGTCTTCCACTTTTCCGTAGGGCTTAATGGTGTGGGATTAAAAGCTGTCAATGCGCTGTCAGAGAAATTTATAGTCCGTTCTGTGCGCAAGAAAAAATACCACTACGCTGTATTTTGCAAAGGTGTTTTACAGGATACGCGTCAAGGATCTACAAAAGATCCGGATGGTACAGAAATTACATTTTCTCCTGACTCGACTATTTTTCATGCGTTTTCTTTTAATCATGAATTCTTAAAACACAAAATTCGCCGATATACTTATTTAAATCCCGGATTAAAAATTGTCCTAAATGATGAGATATTTTTATCTCACAAGGGACTCCAAGACTTGTTCCACGAAGAAATTTCTGACACAGCACTATACCCTCCGCTGACTTTTCAGCATTCCACACTATCTTTTCTTTTTACTCATGTAGAAACACATAATGAACGCTATTTTTCCTTCGTCAATGGTCAAGAAACGTTAGATGGCGGGACCCACCTTACTGCATTTAAAGAAGGAATTGCCAAAGGTATTAATGAATATTTTAATAAGAACTTTATAAGTAATGATATTCGTGAAGGACTTATCGGTTGTATTGCGATAAAAATTGCCTCTCCTATTTTTGAATCGCAAACCAAAAATAAACTGGGAAACACACATATCCGTACGGATATCATTAAAGATGTAAAAACAGCTATTATCCAAGAATTAAAAAAGCACCCTGTTTCTGCCGAGCGATTAATAGAAAAAATTAAGCTTAATGAAAAAACACGAAAAAATATGCTATTCATTAAGCAAGAACTTAAAGAAAAACAAAAAAAACTCCATTACAAAATTCCTAAATTACGGGATTGTAAGTTTCACTACATGGAGAATTCTTTGTATGGAGAAGCCTCTTCTATCTTCATTACAGAAGGGGAATCGGCTTCTGCTTCAATTCTAGCTTCAAGAAATCCTCTAACTCAAGCAGTATTTGCTCTTAGAGGAAAACCGTTAAATGTGTTTTCTATTGAAGAAGAGAAAATATATAAAAATGATGAATTATTTTATCTTGCTACAGCTTTAGGCATTACTAAAAATACCCGGAATTTACGTTATAATCGCATTATCCTAGCGACAGATGCCGATGTGGACGGCATGCACATTCGTAATTTGTTAATTACCTTTTTCCTCAAAACCTTCCTTCCCATTGTTGAAAATAACCACGTATTTATTTTGGAAACCCCTTTATTCAAGGTTCGCTATAAAGACACAACACGCTATTGTTATACCGAACAAGAAAAGCTACAAATCATTCAACAATTCAAGAAAAAAGAAACCTCCTTAGAAATCACCCGGTTTAAAGGCTTAGGAGAAATTTCTCCTCATGAATTTAAGACGTTCATTGGTACAGATATGCGTTTAACTCCTGTAACCATCACTTCAAAAGAATCTCTAGGTCCCCTAGTACAATTTTACATGGGAAAAAACACTAAAGAACGCAAACAATTTATTATGGATAATCTCATTACCCATTTCTAG
- the hemA gene encoding glutamyl-tRNAGlu reductase (catalyzes the formation of glutamate-1-semialdehyde from glutamyl-tRNA(Glu) and NADPH; the second step of the pathway is catalyzed by glutamate-1-semialdehyde aminomutase which results in the formation of 5-aminolevulinic acid; functions in porphyrin (tetrapyrroles) biosynthesis; the crystal structure showed a C-terminal dimerization domain that appears to be absent in Chlamydial proteins), producing the protein MVLGVVGVSFREAALEAREAVIRLFKEFETNPLVAQRFLGENGSFVLLLTCHRAEMYFFSPIGHKIVPEITALISEVSGVTPYCYQGFVCFRHLFTVTSGMDSLIFGETEIQGQVKRAYMTAKAERELPFALHFLFQKALKEGKGFRSQLVISHPKDIMESVIEEIITECGKSREDTFLFIGYSVINRKIARGLKARGYLNLTFCSRKKRSVAYNMISRNELSFEDPYDVIFFGFAESIGDFPNLSLESLASIRNRLIFDLNVPRTLALCHTPTDAIYLDMDFISECVQQKLQKYLPSTNKDTPFLALVARKQWEAYEKKHSYIASEQIRVFSSKSLIL; encoded by the coding sequence ATGGTTTTAGGAGTTGTTGGTGTTAGCTTTCGTGAGGCTGCCTTAGAAGCAAGAGAAGCGGTTATCCGTCTTTTCAAAGAATTTGAAACAAATCCCTTAGTAGCGCAGCGCTTTTTAGGAGAGAATGGGTCGTTTGTTTTGTTGCTCACCTGTCACCGTGCAGAAATGTACTTCTTTTCTCCAATAGGTCATAAGATTGTTCCGGAGATAACGGCGCTTATTTCTGAAGTATCTGGGGTAACGCCCTATTGCTATCAGGGATTTGTGTGTTTCCGTCATTTATTTACAGTAACTAGTGGTATGGATAGCTTGATTTTTGGAGAGACCGAGATTCAAGGACAAGTGAAGCGGGCCTATATGACAGCAAAAGCAGAACGTGAGCTACCGTTTGCTTTGCATTTCCTGTTTCAAAAAGCTTTAAAAGAGGGCAAAGGCTTTCGCTCGCAATTAGTGATATCGCATCCTAAAGATATTATGGAATCTGTGATAGAAGAAATTATAACAGAATGTGGTAAGTCTCGAGAGGATACATTTTTATTTATTGGCTATTCTGTAATTAATCGAAAAATTGCACGAGGCTTAAAAGCACGAGGTTATCTTAATTTAACGTTTTGTTCTCGTAAGAAGCGCTCGGTAGCTTATAACATGATCTCTCGTAATGAGTTATCTTTCGAAGATCCTTATGATGTTATTTTCTTTGGCTTTGCTGAATCCATTGGAGATTTCCCCAACTTATCTCTAGAAAGCTTGGCAAGTATTCGTAATCGTTTAATTTTTGATCTTAATGTTCCGCGTACCTTGGCTTTATGCCATACTCCAACAGATGCTATATATTTAGATATGGATTTTATTAGTGAGTGCGTACAGCAAAAACTACAAAAGTATTTACCCTCTACAAATAAGGACACACCATTTTTAGCATTGGTAGCAAGAAAGCAATGGGAAGCTTATGAAAAAAAACACTCTTACATAGCCTCAGAGCAGATTCGAGTTTTTTCATCGAAGTCTTTGATTCTTTAG
- a CDS encoding CesT family type III secretion system chaperone, producing MLEKLIKNFAAYIGITSTLEFDSDGAYVLPISDLVKIRVRENADNEIVFSASLGEIAPSADANKVYLQMMIANLFGRETGGSALGLDAEGNVVMTRRIPAEVSYEDFARYIESFMNFSETWFGDLDLNKTRE from the coding sequence ATGTTGGAAAAATTGATAAAAAATTTTGCCGCGTATATTGGTATAACGTCAACTCTCGAATTTGATTCCGATGGAGCTTATGTTTTACCTATAAGTGATCTTGTGAAGATTCGTGTAAGAGAAAATGCGGATAATGAGATCGTATTTAGTGCTTCTCTTGGGGAAATAGCTCCTTCGGCAGATGCCAATAAAGTCTACTTACAAATGATGATAGCGAACTTATTTGGAAGAGAAACAGGAGGTAGTGCTCTGGGATTGGATGCTGAGGGAAATGTAGTGATGACTCGTAGAATTCCCGCAGAAGTTTCCTATGAAGATTTTGCACGTTATATAGAGAGTTTTATGAATTTTTCTGAGACCTGGTTTGGGGATTTAGATCTAAATAAAACAAGAGAATAG
- the sctD gene encoding type III secretion system inner membrane ring subunit SctD has product MGARLVIIKGPLSGVSFVLEEGTSWSLGKDATVNDIPLEDPQLADAQVVITKEQDAYHISNINLKFPVLVNGKAITNSTQLHNGDVFQFGSNEYSFFTHEFDTDDIVYDFSVSSESTTNVLAEPADNKKTVGEPIQENVKAAATSPSVGTSSTASNADQELADAFLASAKADRASNGTTQDKESASASSLSPEKAQSKPQSRDVKNNQTQNVTMEETGALPNQNQPLPNPDPETSPTQSQEGSLTPEGEPFAEGSSEHKASADQDAVDKQEADKESRAESSDNSEEFQSSQEDSQDKGQEESTGEQQEEATENEEADASAQSQTQGHKPDVLAPFNVQDLFRFDQGIFPAEIDEIAQKNVTVDLSQPSRFVLKVLAGANIGAEFHLDAGRSYILGSDPEAADIVFNDLSVSHQHAKIIVSSDGSAMLEDLGSKNGVIVEGRKIEHNSTLSSNQVVALGTTLFLLIDHLAPADTIVAAFAPEDYGLFGRPQDAEALAEQAAQEEEEKRRRATLPTGSFILTLFIGGLAILFGIGTASLFHTKEVVSIDHIDFQEDIERVVHAFPTVRYTFNKNNGQLFLIGHVKNSLDKSELLYKVDALSFIKSVDDNVIDDEAVWQEMNILLSKRPEFKGVSMHSPEPGKFVITGYLKTEEQAVCLSDYLNIHFNYLSLLENKVIIESQMLKSIVGHLLQAGFPNIQVACINGEVVLTGYVNNDDGEKFRVVVQEISSIPGVRLVKNFVVLLPAEEGIIDLNLRHPNRYRVTGYSKYGDVSINVVVNGRILTRGDVIDGMTITSIQPHCIFLEREGLKYKIEYNK; this is encoded by the coding sequence ATGGGTGCACGTTTAGTTATTATTAAAGGCCCGTTGTCAGGAGTGAGTTTTGTTTTAGAAGAAGGCACCAGTTGGTCTTTAGGAAAGGATGCCACAGTCAATGATATTCCTTTGGAGGACCCTCAACTTGCCGATGCGCAAGTGGTAATTACTAAAGAGCAGGATGCCTACCATATTAGTAATATCAATTTAAAATTTCCCGTTTTAGTAAATGGAAAGGCAATCACAAATTCTACCCAATTACATAATGGGGATGTCTTTCAGTTCGGGAGTAATGAATATTCTTTTTTTACGCATGAATTTGACACAGATGATATTGTATATGATTTCAGCGTCTCTTCAGAAAGTACGACTAATGTCTTAGCAGAACCTGCCGATAATAAGAAGACAGTAGGCGAGCCTATTCAAGAAAATGTAAAAGCAGCAGCGACATCCCCATCTGTGGGAACCTCGTCCACGGCCTCTAATGCCGATCAAGAGCTCGCAGATGCGTTTTTAGCTTCTGCAAAGGCAGATAGGGCTTCGAACGGGACTACGCAGGATAAGGAAAGTGCAAGTGCTTCTTCTTTAAGTCCAGAAAAAGCACAAAGTAAGCCTCAATCAAGAGATGTGAAAAATAATCAAACCCAAAACGTTACTATGGAAGAAACCGGAGCTTTACCTAATCAAAATCAGCCGCTCCCCAATCCAGATCCTGAAACAAGTCCGACCCAATCTCAGGAAGGGAGTCTCACGCCAGAGGGGGAACCTTTTGCTGAAGGGAGTTCTGAACACAAAGCTTCTGCAGATCAAGACGCAGTAGATAAGCAAGAAGCAGATAAGGAATCGCGCGCGGAGTCTTCTGACAATTCTGAAGAATTTCAGTCTTCTCAAGAAGATAGTCAGGATAAGGGCCAAGAAGAAAGTACAGGAGAACAGCAGGAAGAAGCTACGGAAAATGAGGAAGCTGATGCATCAGCACAATCTCAAACACAGGGACATAAGCCTGATGTTTTAGCACCTTTTAATGTGCAGGATCTTTTTCGCTTTGATCAAGGCATCTTTCCTGCGGAAATAGACGAAATAGCGCAGAAAAATGTGACTGTAGATCTTTCACAGCCTTCGCGTTTTGTATTAAAAGTCTTGGCAGGGGCCAATATTGGTGCTGAATTTCATTTAGATGCTGGGCGTTCGTATATTTTAGGTAGTGATCCTGAGGCAGCCGATATTGTATTTAATGATCTTAGTGTGTCCCATCAACATGCGAAGATTATCGTCAGTAGTGATGGCTCCGCTATGTTAGAAGACCTGGGAAGTAAAAATGGGGTCATCGTTGAAGGAAGAAAAATAGAACATAATTCTACTTTAAGTTCGAATCAGGTTGTTGCTCTAGGAACAACGTTATTTTTATTAATCGATCATTTAGCTCCTGCAGATACTATAGTGGCTGCATTTGCTCCTGAAGACTATGGTTTGTTTGGGCGACCTCAAGATGCGGAAGCTCTTGCAGAGCAAGCAGCTCAAGAAGAAGAAGAAAAACGTAGGCGCGCCACGTTGCCCACAGGATCTTTTATTTTAACATTATTTATTGGGGGATTAGCAATTCTCTTCGGCATAGGAACAGCATCGTTATTCCATACGAAAGAAGTTGTTTCTATAGATCATATTGATTTTCAAGAAGATATTGAGCGTGTGGTTCATGCTTTCCCTACAGTACGCTATACCTTTAATAAAAATAATGGGCAGTTATTTTTAATCGGGCATGTAAAGAATAGTCTAGATAAAAGCGAGCTTCTTTATAAAGTAGATGCTTTATCTTTTATTAAATCCGTAGATGATAATGTAATTGATGATGAAGCTGTGTGGCAAGAGATGAATATCTTGTTGTCTAAAAGGCCCGAATTTAAGGGGGTCAGTATGCACTCTCCTGAACCTGGGAAGTTCGTCATTACAGGATATTTAAAAACCGAAGAACAAGCTGTTTGTCTTTCTGATTACTTGAACATTCATTTTAACTATCTTTCTCTGTTGGAAAATAAAGTTATCATAGAATCGCAAATGTTAAAATCGATTGTAGGTCATCTCCTACAAGCCGGGTTTCCGAATATTCAGGTAGCTTGTATTAATGGAGAGGTTGTCCTTACAGGTTATGTGAATAATGATGACGGAGAGAAGTTCCGTGTAGTTGTTCAAGAGATCTCGTCTATTCCTGGTGTGCGTCTTGTAAAGAATTTTGTTGTTTTGCTTCCTGCAGAAGAAGGGATCATAGACTTAAATTTACGGCATCCAAATCGCTATCGCGTGACAGGATACTCAAAATATGGTGATGTAAGTATCAATGTCGTTGTTAACGGTAGGATTTTAACTCGTGGTGATGTTATTGATGGCATGACGATAACTAGCATACAACCCCATTGCATCTTTTTAGAGAGGGAAGGGTTGAAATATAAAATCGAGTACAATAAATAG
- a CDS encoding DUF5398 family protein, translating to MFNMENTVAKEDKSSRQLFDLEKDMQDLRAFQEMNANVQEKLHKLNTSLREGSDKESFEKQQALLAGYLALQKVLGRINRKMV from the coding sequence ATGTTTAATATGGAAAATACAGTTGCTAAAGAAGATAAATCTTCGCGCCAGCTGTTTGATTTAGAAAAAGACATGCAGGATCTCCGCGCCTTTCAGGAGATGAATGCGAACGTGCAGGAAAAATTGCATAAGTTGAATACTTCTCTTCGCGAAGGTTCTGATAAAGAATCTTTTGAGAAACAACAAGCATTATTAGCAGGATATCTAGCCCTTCAGAAAGTTCTCGGGCGGATCAACCGCAAAATGGTTTAA
- a CDS encoding DUF5407 family protein translates to MSSGSGSSCSAFNFNEMLNGVCKYVQGVQQYLAELETSTQGTVDLGTMFNLQFRMQILSQYMEAVSNILTAVNTEMITMARAIKGS, encoded by the coding sequence ATGAGTAGTGGTAGCGGGAGCAGTTGCTCAGCATTTAATTTCAATGAAATGCTCAATGGCGTATGTAAATACGTTCAGGGTGTTCAACAATACCTAGCGGAACTAGAGACGTCAACGCAGGGTACAGTCGATTTGGGTACGATGTTTAACTTACAATTTCGTATGCAAATTTTATCTCAATATATGGAAGCTGTATCAAACATTTTGACAGCGGTGAACACAGAAATGATCACCATGGCAAGAGCTATTAAAGGAAGTTAA
- the sctN gene encoding type III secretion system ATPase SctN, with the protein MNNLTSDFDMLMSQLNDVHLTTIVGRIIEVVGMLIKAVVPNVRVGEVCLVKRHDMEPLVTEVVGFTQNFAFLSPLGELTGVSPSSEVIPTGMPLYIRAGQGLLGRVLNGLGEPIDTEQKGPLVDVNETYPVFRAPPDPLHRGKLRTILSTGVRCIDGVLTVARGQRIGIFAGAGVGKSSLLGMIARNAEEADVNVIALIGERGREVREFIEGDLGEEGMKRSVIVVSTSDQSSQLRLNAAYVGTAIAEYFRDQGKTVILMMDSVTRFARALREVGLAAGEPPARAGYTPSVFSTLPKLLERSGASDKGTITAFYTVLVAGDDMNEPVADEVKSILDGHIVLSNALAQAYHYPAIDVLASISRLLTAIVPEEQRRIIGKAREVLAKYKANEMLIRIGEYRRGSDREVDFAIDHIDKLNRFLKQDIHEKTNYEEAAQQLRAIFR; encoded by the coding sequence ATGAATAATTTGACTTCAGACTTTGATATGCTCATGTCGCAATTAAACGACGTGCATCTCACTACTATTGTTGGCCGTATTATTGAAGTCGTTGGTATGTTAATCAAAGCCGTTGTTCCTAATGTACGCGTTGGGGAAGTGTGCTTGGTTAAGCGTCATGACATGGAACCTCTGGTTACTGAGGTTGTCGGTTTTACACAGAATTTTGCTTTTCTATCTCCTTTAGGAGAACTTACAGGAGTCAGCCCCTCTTCAGAAGTAATTCCTACAGGTATGCCTTTGTATATTCGTGCAGGCCAGGGACTGCTGGGGCGTGTATTAAATGGTTTAGGAGAACCTATAGATACAGAACAAAAAGGGCCTCTTGTTGATGTAAACGAAACCTATCCAGTGTTTCGTGCTCCTCCTGACCCTCTGCATAGAGGGAAACTACGAACCATTTTATCTACAGGCGTCCGTTGTATTGATGGCGTGCTTACAGTGGCTCGAGGGCAGCGTATAGGGATATTCGCTGGCGCTGGAGTTGGTAAATCTTCTCTTTTGGGAATGATTGCAAGAAATGCTGAAGAGGCCGATGTTAACGTCATTGCGTTGATTGGAGAGCGGGGACGGGAAGTTCGTGAGTTCATTGAAGGGGATTTAGGAGAAGAGGGAATGAAACGATCAGTAATTGTCGTTTCCACATCCGATCAATCCTCACAATTAAGATTAAATGCGGCTTACGTGGGTACAGCTATAGCAGAATATTTCCGTGACCAGGGAAAAACAGTCATTTTGATGATGGATTCGGTCACGCGTTTTGCTAGAGCATTGCGTGAGGTAGGATTGGCAGCGGGAGAACCTCCTGCACGAGCAGGATATACTCCTTCAGTTTTTTCTACATTACCCAAACTATTAGAACGCTCAGGAGCATCGGATAAAGGCACAATTACTGCGTTTTATACCGTGTTAGTTGCAGGAGATGATATGAACGAGCCTGTCGCTGACGAGGTTAAATCTATTTTAGACGGACATATTGTTTTATCTAATGCTTTAGCTCAGGCGTATCATTATCCCGCTATTGATGTGTTGGCATCTATTAGCCGATTGTTAACTGCCATTGTTCCTGAAGAACAACGTCGCATTATAGGAAAAGCACGTGAGGTGTTAGCAAAATATAAAGCAAATGAAATGCTCATACGCATTGGGGAGTATCGGCGGGGATCCGATCGTGAAGTCGACTTTGCTATCGACCATATAGATAAATTGAATCGGTTCTTAAAACAAGATATCCATGAAAAAACAAATTATGAGGAGGCAGCACAGCAGTTGCGAGCCATTTTCCGATAA